AAAGAGGTATTCAGTAATCTGCCACTCAGTGTAACAGGTGTTGTATTCCTTTATCTTATCATTCTTAGTTTTTTATGGTTCTGGATATATACAACCAATCTGGCACATCAGAAACAGGAACAGGAAAAAGATGAGAAATATAAAGCAGAACTTCTGAAATCGGCAAAAAAAGCAGAGGCAGCGAACGAGGCGAAAACTGAGTTTCTCCAGAGGATGAGCCATGATATCCGGACACCGATCAATGGAATATGCGGTATGATCGATGTGGCGGAGTATTATGCAGATGATATGGAAAAACAGACAGAATGCAGGACAAAGATCAAAGAAACATCTCATCTGTTACTGGAATTGATCAATGAAGTTTTGGATATGAGTAAGCTGGAATCGGACGAAGTAGTTCTGGAAGAAATTCCATTTAATCTAAGCAATATTTCCAAGGAAATCTTTGTTGTGATCGAACAGATAGCTGCAGAACAAAATATTCGAATCGTGTGGGAGAAAGAAGAAATCACACACTGGAATCTGCTCGGAAGTCCAGGATATGTAAAAAGGATCATGATGAATATTTTGTCAAATGCGGTAAAATATAATAAAGAAAACGGATATATCTACATCAGCTGCCAGGAATTTACATCGGAGCAGGAGGGAAGAGTGACGATTGAATTTATCTGCCGAGATACAGGAATTGGTATGACAAAGGATTTCCAGAAACGCCTTTTTGAACCGTTTGCACAGGAGCATACTGGAAGCCGTACAAAATTTTCCGGAACAGGGCTTGGAATGCCGATCACGAAAAAACTGATCGAAAAAATGGGAGGAACGATCACGTTTGAAAGTGAGAAAGAAAAAGGAACGACCTTTGTGATCAGGATTCCATTTAAAATAGATCAGGATGCTGATCAACGTGAAGAACAGGAAGCTATATCAGAAAAATCTATAAAAGATCTGAAGATCCTTCTGGTGGAAGATAATGAGCTGAATATGGAAATTGCAGAATTTGTGATTCAGAATGAAGGTGCATCTGTGACGAAAGCATGGAATGGCCAAGAAGCTGTTGAGGTATTCAAAAAAAGCAGACCAGATGAATTTGATGTCATTCTGATGGATATCATGATGCCGATCAAGAATGGTTATGAAGCAGCAAAGATGATCCGTGCACTGGACAGAGATGATGCAAAAACGGTTCCGATCATAGCAATGACGGCAAATGCGTTCACCGAGGATAGATTAAAGTCAAAAGAATCGGGAATGAATGAACATATCGCGAAACCTATAGATGCAAAATTATTAGTAAAAGTGATCAGTGAATTCGTGGAAAATAAAGAGGAGGATTCATAATGAAAAAGAGAAAATGGAATAGAGTTCTTTCTATACTTTTGGTGATGGTGACAGTCATATCACTTATGTCAGGATGTGATAGGAAGAGCGCGAAAAATGAAGAGAAAGATACGATCACTGTATATTTATGGAGCACAAATCTATATGAAAAATATGCCCCATACATTCAGAAACAGCTTCCAGATATTAATATTGAATTTGTAGTGGGCAACAATGATCTGGATTTCTATCGGTTTCTTAAGGAAAATGGCGGATTGCCGGATATCATAACTTGCTGTCGTTTTTCACTACATGATGCAAATCCTCTGAAAGACAGCCTGATGGATCTTTCCACAACCAATGAAGCAGGTGCTGTCTATAATACATATCTCAACAATTTTATGAATCAGGATGGCAGTGTAAACTGGCTTCCAGTGTGTGCGGATGCACATGGGTTTGTAGTTAACAAAGACCTTTTTAAAAAGTATCATATTCCTCTGCCAACAGATTACAAAAGTTTTGTTTCTGCCTGTCAGGCATTCAAAAAAGTGGGGATCCGTGGATTTACGGCAGATTATTTTTATGATTATACTTGCATGGAAACACTGCAGGGACTATCTGCATCAGAGCTGTCTACAGCGGCTGGACGTAAATGGCGTACTGTCTATAGTGACCCTGATAATACAAAGAGAGAGGGTTTGGACAGTAAAGTCTGGCCGGAGGCTTTTGAACGTATGGAGCAATTCATTCAGGATACAGGGTTGAACAAAGATGATCTGAATATGGATTATGATAATGTGATGGAGATGTATAAAAGTGGTAAGCTTGCTATGTACTTTGGCAGTTCTTCTGGTGTAAAAATATTTCAGGATCAGGGCATTGATACAACATTTCTTCCATTCTTTCAACAAAACGGCGAAAAATGGCTGATGACGACACCATATTTTCAGGTGGCGCTGAACCGTAACCTGACAAAGGATGAAACACGCCGGCAGAAAGCAATGAAAGTGTTGAATGTAATGCTGTCAGAGGATGCACAGAATCGGATCGTTTATGATGGTCAGGATATATTAAGCTATAGTCAGGATGTAGATACACATCTCACAGAATATCTCAAAGATGTCAGACCTGTGATCGAAGAAAATCATATGTATATTCGAATCGCATCCAATGACTTTTTCAACGTATCCCAAGATGTAGTCTCTAAGATGATTTCAGGAAAATACGATGCCAAACAGGCTTACCAGTCATTTAATACAAAGCTTCTGAAGAAGAAATCTGATTCTGAGAAGATCGTGCTCGATTCAAAGAAAGCTTATTCCAATCATTTTCATACCAGCGGGGGGAATGAAGCGTATTCTGTTATGGCAAATACTTTGCGTGGCGTCTATGGTACGGATGTGCTGATCGCAACAGGAAACAGCTTTACAGGAAGTGTGCGGAAGGCAGGATATACGGAAAAAATGGCTGGCAATATGATCATGCCAAATGATCTTTCAGCTTACAAACAGAAGATGAGTGGGGCTGAGCTGAAAAAGACGGTCAGAAATTTTGTAGAAGGTTATCAGGGAGGTTTCAATCCATTTAACCGTGGCTCTCTGCCTGTGGTCAGTGGTATTTCTGTAGAGATCAAGGAAACGGATGATGGTTATACATTAAGTAAAGTTACAAAGAATGGAAAACCAGTTCAGGACGAGGATACCTTTACTGTAACCTGTCTTGCGACACCACAACATATGGAATCGTATCCAGCGGGTAAAAACATTGTATTTGATGGAGAGGTGAAAGATACCTGGACAAAATGTGTTTTGAAGGGTGATGCCGTTCTCGCGAAGCCTGAAGACTATATGACTTTGAGGTGAGAAGAATGGATATTAAGAATCATAATATGAATAAAGAGAAACCTATCATGAGAAAACGATTCAGGATCATTGCCTTTCTTGCGTTCTTTTTTGGAATCGTTATGGCTGTTTCTCAATATTTTGAGTTTGTATCGAAAACTGTCTATGAGGAAAGCGTTTCTCATCTGACCGAAGTTTTCCATCAGTCGGATAATATGTTAGGTGAACTGACACATAAGAATCTGATGTATCTTCATATGTGGAGTGAGTATCTGCAGGATGCTCCAAGTGAAAGCAAAATTCGTGATTATATAGATAAAGCGCAGAAAGATGCGGGATTTTTATATTTTTATTTTCTATCAGCTGACGGTAACTATAAGATGACAACAGGTGAAACAGGCTATCTTGGATTACAGGAAAATATTGAAGATGAGATTCAAAAAGGCAATGATATCATAACCAATGCAGCAGTTCCCGGAAAATCCCAGATGCTTGTTTTTGCCAGCCCGAAGGCTCATGGAAGTTATCAGGGATTTAAATATGATGCAATTGCTATTGCCT
The sequence above is drawn from the Anaerostipes hadrus ATCC 29173 = JCM 17467 genome and encodes:
- a CDS encoding ATP-binding protein, producing the protein MILDINGREKAKRFWIVVGLLGICMFVTAIFCFFHTEKNEAEKRMVEIVNYVKVQCSTYTHYNESSESKSLLRAIENARQMSTNIDMEVKNRKQLDRKFLKENLQSLWVDGILVLDEEGKKVCEYSMDEGLMDEMIDYLQKDIIMDYTGYKERSYSERIVRGDGSRIDIAACARKDAPGIVAVYYYTSPRFIRNYTLTIQSLLKGYNTEKDGTIIVADKGKIIASNDEKLLAQDVADNEIIQKMKKHTDSRHIFHLKNKGTGCYGIMLKQRDYYIYMYLPDKEVFSNLPLSVTGVVFLYLIILSFLWFWIYTTNLAHQKQEQEKDEKYKAELLKSAKKAEAANEAKTEFLQRMSHDIRTPINGICGMIDVAEYYADDMEKQTECRTKIKETSHLLLELINEVLDMSKLESDEVVLEEIPFNLSNISKEIFVVIEQIAAEQNIRIVWEKEEITHWNLLGSPGYVKRIMMNILSNAVKYNKENGYIYISCQEFTSEQEGRVTIEFICRDTGIGMTKDFQKRLFEPFAQEHTGSRTKFSGTGLGMPITKKLIEKMGGTITFESEKEKGTTFVIRIPFKIDQDADQREEQEAISEKSIKDLKILLVEDNELNMEIAEFVIQNEGASVTKAWNGQEAVEVFKKSRPDEFDVILMDIMMPIKNGYEAAKMIRALDRDDAKTVPIIAMTANAFTEDRLKSKESGMNEHIAKPIDAKLLVKVISEFVENKEEDS
- a CDS encoding extracellular solute-binding protein; the encoded protein is MKKRKWNRVLSILLVMVTVISLMSGCDRKSAKNEEKDTITVYLWSTNLYEKYAPYIQKQLPDINIEFVVGNNDLDFYRFLKENGGLPDIITCCRFSLHDANPLKDSLMDLSTTNEAGAVYNTYLNNFMNQDGSVNWLPVCADAHGFVVNKDLFKKYHIPLPTDYKSFVSACQAFKKVGIRGFTADYFYDYTCMETLQGLSASELSTAAGRKWRTVYSDPDNTKREGLDSKVWPEAFERMEQFIQDTGLNKDDLNMDYDNVMEMYKSGKLAMYFGSSSGVKIFQDQGIDTTFLPFFQQNGEKWLMTTPYFQVALNRNLTKDETRRQKAMKVLNVMLSEDAQNRIVYDGQDILSYSQDVDTHLTEYLKDVRPVIEENHMYIRIASNDFFNVSQDVVSKMISGKYDAKQAYQSFNTKLLKKKSDSEKIVLDSKKAYSNHFHTSGGNEAYSVMANTLRGVYGTDVLIATGNSFTGSVRKAGYTEKMAGNMIMPNDLSAYKQKMSGAELKKTVRNFVEGYQGGFNPFNRGSLPVVSGISVEIKETDDGYTLSKVTKNGKPVQDEDTFTVTCLATPQHMESYPAGKNIVFDGEVKDTWTKCVLKGDAVLAKPEDYMTLR